Within the Bos indicus x Bos taurus breed Angus x Brahman F1 hybrid chromosome 17, Bos_hybrid_MaternalHap_v2.0, whole genome shotgun sequence genome, the region catggacagagcagcctggtgggctacagtccatggggttgcaaagagtcggacacggctgagcacataCATATACAATTCACATACAGTGCAATTTACCCATTAAAAGTTTATAATTCGATAGTCTTTAGTGTGTTCACAAAATTGTGCAACTATCACcataatcaattttagaatatgtCATCACTCCAAATAGAGACCTATATCCACTAGCAGTCACTTTGCCTCCCTAAATCTCCAGTTTTCCCACCGCTGAAACCCTAGACAACCGCCAGTGCACTTCCTGTTTCTGTGGATTTCCTGATTCTGTGGACATCTCaggtaaatggaatcacacagttatgtggccttttgtttccagctcctttcacttagcatcacgtcttcaaggttcatccacttTGTAGCAGGTCTCAGTATTGAATCCTTTGTacggccaaataatattccattgtatagatttgatagatatttcagttgtttccacgttctggctattatgaataatgctgctatgaactgaCATGTATAAGTTTTTGTGCAGATTATGTTTCCGTTTCTCGCTGGGggtgtatacctaggagtggaatttctggattatatggtaattcaagtttaaccttttgaggaccTGCTTTTCtagactgttttccacagtgctgtaccattttacattcccaccagcaatgcacaaagcatccagtttctccacatccttaccaacagtTGGTATTATCTATCTTTCTGATTATAGCCATCttggtgggtgtgaagtggtatctcattgtggctttgatttgtacTTTCCTGATGGCTaaccctggactgcaaggagatccaaccagtccattctgaaggagatcagccctgggatttctttggaaggaatgatgctaaagctgaaactccagtcctttggccacctcatgcgaagagttgactcatcggaaaagactctgatgctgggagagaatgggggcaggaggagaaggggatgacagaggatgagatggctggatggcatcactgactcgatggacgtgagtctcagtgaactccaggagttggtgatggacagggaggcctggcgtgctgcgattcatggggttgcaaagagtcggacatgactgagcgactgatctgatctgatctgatggctaaTGACGTTGgggcatctcttcatgtgcttatGGCCACTTACAtatcttctctgaagaaatgtctattcagatcctttgctcatttttaattgagttatttacttttttattgtggcttccctggtggctcattggtaaagaatctgcctgtaatgaaggatatgtgagttcgatccctgggtttggaagatcccctggaggaggaaatggcaacccacttcagtattcttgcctgggaagtcccatggacagaggaccctggcaggctatccTTTTATTACTGAGCTGCACAACTTCTTTATGTATTCTATATAATACAAGTCCCTTAGCAAATACATGACTTGCGaaatttttctcctcttctttgagttgttattttcactttctcatttttcccctgcattggaagcttgaaGTCTTAACCTTCAAGGAAGTTGaagccagggaagttccattgTTCTagtcactttcttgatggtgtcctttgaagtGCAAAGGTTTCTATGTTAATGATGTCCAACTGgtctatctttctttttattttttattattatttttaaaaaattctttattgaatttgttacaatatcgcttctgtttcatgggttttgtttttgtttctgtttttctgagaggcatgtgggatcttagcttcctgaccagggatcgaacctgcaccccctgcattggaaggcaaagtcttaaccattggaccaccagggaagccctatctttctttttatagttttaggtctttgaaccattttgagttgatttttgtatatgatgtgatgAAGAGATGACACTTAATTCTTTGGCATGTGGACATCCAGTTGAAGAGATtgttcttttcccattgaattgTGTCCATGCCCTTATCAGCAAATCAGTTGATCATAAATGTGAGGtgttatttctggactctcagtttTGTTCTGTTGATCTCTATGTATACCCTTATGCCAGTTCCACACAGTCCTGAAGGGAACTGAATTTGAACTGGACGAAGTTAACTGGACCTGGGGATACACAGTCACAGAGCTTCCTACGAAATGCTTCAGAGTATTTAAGGTGTTTTTGTATACATGCTCTCACTTAAGTCTTGTAGCAATTCTGGGAGTAAATGCAAGtccagcagttcagttcagttcagtcgctcagttgtgtccgactctttgagaccccatgaatcacagcacgccaggcctccctgtccatcaccaactcctggagtccacccaaacccatgtccattgagttggtgatgccattcaaccatctcatcctctatcatcccctcctcctcctgccctcaatctttcccagtccaGCAGGCTGAGTGGCAAATCCCTGGACCCACACAATCAGAAATAGTGGTGGTTCCAGGACCAAGCTGTGGACCCCAGGACTCTTGATCAAGTGCTCTCATTAACCCCGGTGGATTGCTTGCTGTCCAGAAATTTGGGGAAAGTAATAAGTAGAGAGAGAAATTAGGGCACAAttgtgggtgggggcggggggggggggggaaggatGTCAGACAGACTGATTATAAATGTTTGGTTCCTAATCAGCTTGTGATAaaatttcccttctcctcctgcatggACAAGAAATGGGATGTTCTGGGTAATCCAGGGTTTTGCATTTTCAAAGAATGAGAACACAGTGAAATTCTCTCAACACTAAAACCACACAGGCTGtaatttaatctttaattttgttgttgtcattctaGAAGACTCTTTAGTATATTTTAAAGCGGTGTTTCTTCAAGAGTGGTCCAAGGAAAACCTCAGCTATCAGCATCACTGGACGTTTGtctaaaaatgccatttgcagagccCCCGTCCACCCTGTGTCTACTGAAAATcactgggtgattttttttttaaatgcacgttaaagtttgggaaccactgctttggagcagtgaaaataaaattatgaatatcaATTATCATTGCACTTAGGAGATTCGGGGATTTTGCTTAAATGAGTGTTCTGGATGACAGATTAATGGACCTCATTTCCTTCAAGTCTTGACTAAAACATCACCCTCCCTGTGAGGACTGTGAGGACGTTCCTGATGTAAAATTGCTTATCACCCTCTCCCCCATGCCCCCTACCCTCATCatcccccttccttctccctggcACTTACCATTAAGTAACTGACAAATcaccaattttatttatctatttatttattgtctgatTCCTGTCTCTAATAAGCAAGTTTCGCCAAGGTAGCTGCTAGGAATATAGCACCTAAGACAGTGTCTGGTAGGTAGCAGGTGTCAGtaagtatttgtggaatgaatgaatgtgccAAGTTTTATCTTGGTACTTGGGTGGAATGTCATTGGCCCACTGTATTTctcaaaaggattttttttttaagtataaaccAATTTATGCTTTAATTTTCTGAGTGGTTTTTCAGGGTGTGTCATACTAGAGAGAAAGAACTGGAACCGAATCCTCTAATCTCCTAATTCTGGGTCTGGCCCAGTTGCTCTAAAGATCATTTTTTCCTTAATGCCGCTGAGATCTTCATTTTACTATGAGGACCATCCATTTACAGCTACACTGTCCTATGAAGGCTACCGTTCGAAGGACTCCTTGCCCCTACTGTGAAAGTGGAAGGAAGCAATGAGACTGAGATGAACCTGCAGTGGGAGGGGACTTCTGTAAATTCACCCCACACGTGACAGGTAGTGACAACAAGTAGACGCTTGTTTCTTCCTCTGAGGTCCTGCACAAGGAGGATAATAAATGGATCTTCTCTCACCTGGCTTGGCTGGCTCTGCACAAATGATCCTTACCCATCTCCCACCCTCCAACAGCTAGTACCCAACAGCGCTAGCACCAAAATCAATGCTCATGGGTGCTTGGGGCTCCCTCCTTCTATCTCCCCATTGGCCCCATTTTACACACGGGAAACCTGAAATTTAGCCCTAGGAATGGTCAGTTCCCTAACACTGGAGATGCACCCTGCTGACCCCTATCCATGTCTCTTCCAATACATACCTGATATTCCAGTTTGTATTAAGATGGTGAGAAATACCATGTGTGggggcaccccccacccccagtctgggGGTGTCTGAGAAATTGTGGAACCAGTCAGAcgataaaaacaggaaaaagcaaGTTTGTTTCTAGTGTTATGCACACAGGGTGGCAGGATATACCTGCTGAGTGTTCCCAGAAAGTCCCCAAGGAAACCATTAACTTGAGTCTCTCACGTTCTTCTACCAgaggtggctggggtggggggcggggaaagTATACTCAGAGGAGGGGGATGGGCATACTTCCAGAGGTCAGGTTTATGTTGCCCAGAGCTCCTGCACACATTAATAAAAAGTGGTTGACTTGAGGGTGGAGGTCAAGGTGAGCAAGGGGCTTGTCAGCGAGGATTGTCACCGGGTTAGGGACAGTGGACTGAAGGAGGGGGGTGAGAAAAGGAGTGGAGGTGAGTTTGGTGGAGGGGGGCTTGTGTGGCGCTGAGACtgccaacccccaccccagcagggTTGGGGATTTGGGGAGGAGTGGCTGCTTAGCCTCCTGCTTTGACCCTTTCTTGAGTGGTTTCTGCCAGGGAATTGACAAGAGCCTGTGGATTTGGAGAGATGGGGTAGGGAGAGTGGCCTGAATCTGCCCGCGATTCAGGGTGGACTAGCCGGGCTAAGGGAAGGCACTTAAGGGGTGGGCGAGATGGCTCCCAAGAGCCGAGGGCAAAGGCACTAGAGGGTCTCAGAGACCCAGAAGATGGGgatgtggggagaaggaagaCGGGAAGGCGTTTGCCTCCATGGGGATCCCTTTAAATTCAGACGGACCTAGAGAAGTATCTTCAAACACACTGGGCAGGCATCTTAGGTTCTTCCAGTCCGATGGGGGTGGGGTTTAGAACTCtgcaaaaaaaagggggggggcggTCATTCAAAGAGGAAGGTGCACAGCTGAGCCAACGGGTTCCTAAACTGGAAGCGGGGTGCGGGGGGCCCTCTGGAGGCGCTGACCTTTTCCCCAGCCTCCATAGGGACTGGGCGGTGAGCCTTCTGGGACCTGCTTTCCCGAATCTAGACAGAAGTTCGAGCAGGGCTGACCAGAGTTAGCCGGGGAGTGAGGCAAACGGTGGCGATTCCTCACattggggaggtgggggcagtgggCAACCGGCAAACCAAGAACGCGAGCTCAGAGCAGGAGGGTTTCCTCAAAATGACTATAGAGTCCACGGCTGTGGATGCAAGaaggggttgggggtgaggggacCCGAGAAGGAGTCTCAGAAAGGGTCGAGGGAAACTAACACGGTTTCTACTGAGGTGCTGATGGAGGCTCCCCGCTCGGGACGCTATGCACCGAGAGGGTTCCCTGAACTGGACTTGGGGGAGGTGGGGCGGTATGGGACACTGGGAGTGGACCGAGGGCAGCCGAGGGGGAACTCTAAATTAGGTTTAGCGGGAATTGGGGGCTCGGAGGGCGATTCTCGCTCCGACTGGGGGAATGGAGGGATCCTCACCAGTTGGAACGTGCGGGCACTGGGGGGCTATCTCCCACCCAACCCAGGGAGATTGGGGATTTCTTAGATTCTAGATACCGGGGAACTGAAAGGGAGGACTAGGGATGGGGATCCGGAACCGAGCTACCTTGAAGGCACCGGGAAGCGCTTCATTCCGGGAGGGCGTTCCCGCGGCCCGGCCCCCGTgccggggtgggtggggggtgcggCCGCGCCCAGGTCCCGGCCCGCCTCGGGTTTCGAGGGGGTCTCTCTCGCCCTCGGGGACCCGGGAGCCCGGCGGGAGCGAGGTCCGGGCGCCGCCGCCTCCGCGAGCGCCCGGGCGGGCGGGCTGGCGAGCGCTGGGCTTTATGCTCGCAGGGCGGCGGGGGGAGGAGCCGGCAGGTCGGCCCCCGGCGGGCCCTCCCCTCGGCCgtccccgcccgcccgcccgagcggggtcgggggagggggcaGCATGGCCTGTCCGTCCGGCCCCCTTCGCCGCGCTCCTCATCTGCCCCGCGCCGagcgctgccgccgccgccgccgccgccgctccgcTGCCCGCGCCGCCCGCGGCTCCCGATGGAGACTGACGCGCCCCAGCCCGGCCTCGCCTCCCCGGACTCGCCGCACGACCCCTGGTACgtcccggcccggcccggcccggcctcgCTGGCCCgcgcccgccccggccccgccaaCATGGCCGATCCGGGTCGGGCCGGGCCTCCCCGGGGCCCGGGCCCGCGCCCCCTGCGCCCGGGCGCCCGGCGCTCACGCGGGCCCTTTGTGTCTCTCCTCCTCCGCAGCAAGATGTTCATCGGGGGACTCAGTTGGCAGACTACGCAGGGTGAGCGAGCCCGGGAGCGCCCGCCGGCCCGGCGGGGCACCCGGGACCCCCCGGCGCCCCGGAACCGgacaccccagcccagccctgcgcCCCGCTGACCCCGGGCGCCCCTGCGCCGTTTCGCGCCCCGCCCGGGGACCCCGAGAGCGCAGGGCGATCGACAAGCGCGCACGGCCCAGCgggtggaggggaggagatgAGGGGTTCAGGGGGcatcgggggtggggggtgggctgggCCCCGGGGACCCGCCGGCGGCAGCGCCAACTCCGCTCGCACCTGCGGCTCAAACTTTTGTGAGGCGGCTCCCGGAGCGGCGGGAACCCGGCCGGAGCCGTCCCCCCTCCAGCCCTGCTCGGCCCTCGGTTTCCTGGGGCCCCCGTGGGCGccaggaggctccaggggagCCGGGTGaagacctggggtgggggggaagcgcCGGAGAACGTGCAGGCTGCCGGGCGCGGGGGCGGCCGGACCGCGCCGGGGTCACTGGGGGCAAAGGACGGGGGAAGGGGGGAAGGGCGCAGGGGCGCGGGCTGGTCCGAAGGCGGGTGTGTGGTTACAGAAGGGCTGCGCGAATACTTCGGCCAGTTCGGGGAGGTGAAGGAGTGTCTGGTGATGCGGGACCCCCTGACCAAGAGATCCAGGTGAgcccctcaccccctcctccGGCTCCCGGCTCGCCCCGCTCCGCCGCCACTCTCTGCCTTGTAACCATCTGCCTCTCCCTCACTACGGCGCGCAGGGGTTTCGGCTTCGTCACTTTCATGGACCAGGCGGGGGTGGATAAAGTCCTGGCGCAGTCGCGGCACGAGCTCGACTCCAAAACAGTGAGTGGCCCTCGGGGCTTCGGGGGTCTTTTGGGAGAGGGAGGTCGCTGGAGGAGAGGGGCAGGACTCTGTCCGGGGTTgtgggcgggggggcgggggggggtgggggcagttggATGGGATCCCGGGAGAAAGGAGGGAGTTTGCCGAGTAGAAGGGCTGCCACGCTCTGAAACTTTGTCAGTCGAGTTGAGGGGATACGGAGCTGCAAAATCCCAAGCCTGCTAATTGATGttacatccccaccccaccccagtccctcCAGGACCGGGGAGGGACGGTGAAGctgcctccccctccctgcaCATACTAATCTTGATGCCTCAGAGAGGAGCTTGGGGTGGGGCTAGGTCCCTCCCCTAGCCCAAATGGGGTGAGTCAGGGCTGCAGTGACCCACCCGTGGCTTCTCTGAACTCTAACTAGTACTTGgctcccccccccaccaccactaccCCATTCCAGACCAATGGCAAAGCATTATTGAatcccccctccttcctccccccctCCCCTGACTTTTGGTCAATGAGCTCCTGGCTTTGTGTGGAAGATGTGAACCTGCTTTGCCCGTGGAGGAATTTATGAGGAGGGCCCTAGCTTGCCTGGAAACAACTCTTGCCGGCTGGGTCTGGGGAGAAGCCGCTGGCTGGGCATTCAGACTCTGGGAACACTTTGCTGCTGTCCCGCCGCTCCCCAGTGTCTTGGGCCCTGCAGGGGGCGCTGGCCCAGGCCCCGGctagaggggagaggggagaggagaaaacCGAGGAAGGGCTCCTCTGTGATGGGGTGACTGTCTGCCAGGGACAGTGCGATCTCTCTCCACACTCCCCCACTCTCCTCCAGCGCTGGGCCTCCCTGCTTGGGTCAGTCACTGGCTCCTGCTTACCTGCAACAATAGCTGGTTGTGCCCAAGAATTTGTTAAACTAC harbors:
- the LOC113907431 gene encoding uncharacterized protein LOC113907431 codes for the protein MRSAAKGAGRTGHAAPSPDPARAGGRGRPRGGPAGGRPAGSSPRRPASIKPSARQPARPGARGGGGARTSLPPGSRVPEGERDPLETRGGPGPGRGRTPHPPRHGGRAAGTPSRNEALPGAFKSSKPHPHRTGRT